A stretch of the Comamonas testosteroni TK102 genome encodes the following:
- a CDS encoding DsbA family protein yields MNTSQLPALVLHYIFDPLCGWCYAAAPLVKAAREVPGIAVQWHAGGMLTGAHTRTITADWRDKVMPSDQRIAEMTGQPFGDAYLNGLLNDIGAPLDSEPPTTALLAAEALAGKGLEMLAAEQKAHYVEGRRISEPAVLRELAAGIGLDSAAYDAACAEQSGAATQKHIAESREWLGMVQGQGFPTLALEFDHPEQAGQRAVQRIEIGEWLGDVDGWKQQLAAWAEQIAELNQQQAGDTDTSGDPSCGPDGCELPAR; encoded by the coding sequence ATGAACACATCCCAGCTGCCCGCTCTGGTGCTGCACTATATTTTCGATCCCCTGTGCGGCTGGTGCTATGCCGCCGCCCCGCTGGTCAAGGCCGCGCGCGAAGTGCCCGGCATCGCCGTGCAGTGGCATGCCGGCGGCATGCTGACCGGCGCCCACACGCGCACCATCACCGCAGACTGGCGTGACAAAGTCATGCCCAGCGACCAGCGCATTGCCGAGATGACGGGCCAGCCTTTTGGCGATGCCTATCTCAACGGCCTACTCAATGACATCGGCGCGCCGCTGGATTCCGAACCCCCGACCACGGCCCTGCTGGCCGCCGAAGCGCTGGCCGGCAAGGGCCTGGAAATGCTGGCTGCCGAGCAGAAAGCCCATTACGTGGAGGGCCGCCGCATCAGCGAGCCCGCCGTGCTGCGCGAGCTGGCGGCCGGCATCGGTCTGGACAGCGCGGCCTATGACGCAGCCTGCGCCGAGCAAAGCGGCGCGGCCACGCAAAAGCATATCGCCGAAAGCCGCGAATGGCTGGGCATGGTGCAGGGCCAGGGCTTCCCCACCCTGGCGCTGGAGTTCGACCACCCCGAGCAGGCTGGCCAACGCGCCGTGCAGCGCATCGAGATCGGCGAATGGCTGGGCGATGTCGACGGCTGGAAGCAGCAGCTGGCCGCCTGGGCCGAGCAGATTGCCGAACTCAATCAGCAGCAGGCCGGCGACACCGACACCAGTGGCGACCCCAGTTGCGGCCCCGACGGCTGCGAGCTGCCAGCGCGCTGA
- the mnmH gene encoding tRNA 2-selenouridine(34) synthase MnmH has product MSHRQPVRVPERHQFDALIDARSPAEFALDHIPGSINCPVLSNAERAEIGTIYKQVSPFEAKRLGAAYVSANLARHLRETFADKPANWKPLVYCWRGGLRSGSMVTWLRLVGWDAQQLAGGYKAFRGHVIAQLESLVPQLQMRVLCGATGSAKTRVLHALAQSGEQVLDLEGYASHKGSLLGGLPGIEQPSQKRFETLIAEQLESFDLSRPVYVEGESAKIGRVGLPLVLVQHLHKAPVIEVRATAAARLSYLLRDYAYLGDDPEVLATKLGWLKELQGKETVSRWQQWAREGELPALFEELMLRHYDPHYERSQSNHFEQWPRRQILETDQLSDEAITGLAQQIIAMQAR; this is encoded by the coding sequence GTGTCCCACCGCCAGCCCGTTCGCGTTCCTGAACGCCACCAGTTCGATGCCCTGATCGATGCCCGCTCGCCCGCCGAGTTTGCGCTCGACCATATTCCGGGCTCCATCAACTGCCCCGTGCTGAGCAATGCCGAGCGCGCCGAGATCGGCACCATCTACAAGCAGGTCAGCCCCTTCGAAGCCAAGCGTCTGGGCGCTGCCTATGTGTCGGCCAATCTGGCGCGCCATCTGCGGGAAACCTTTGCCGACAAGCCCGCCAACTGGAAGCCCCTGGTCTATTGCTGGCGCGGCGGCCTGCGCAGCGGCTCCATGGTGACCTGGCTGCGTCTGGTCGGCTGGGATGCCCAGCAACTGGCCGGCGGCTACAAGGCGTTTCGCGGCCATGTGATCGCGCAGCTCGAAAGCCTGGTGCCGCAGCTGCAGATGCGGGTGCTGTGCGGCGCCACCGGCTCGGCCAAGACGCGCGTGCTGCATGCGCTGGCCCAGAGCGGCGAGCAGGTGCTGGATCTGGAGGGCTATGCCAGCCACAAGGGTTCCTTGCTGGGCGGTCTGCCCGGTATCGAGCAGCCCAGCCAGAAGCGTTTCGAGACCCTGATTGCCGAGCAGTTGGAGAGCTTCGATCTCTCCCGCCCCGTCTATGTGGAGGGCGAGAGCGCCAAGATCGGCCGTGTCGGCTTGCCGCTGGTGCTGGTCCAGCATCTGCACAAGGCTCCGGTCATCGAGGTACGCGCCACGGCTGCCGCACGTCTGTCCTATCTGTTGCGCGACTATGCCTATCTGGGCGACGACCCTGAAGTGCTGGCCACCAAGCTGGGCTGGCTCAAGGAGTTGCAGGGCAAGGAGACCGTGAGCCGCTGGCAGCAATGGGCTCGGGAAGGGGAGCTGCCTGCGCTGTTCGAAGAGCTGATGCTGCGCCACTACGACCCGCACTACGAGCGCTCCCAGTCGAATCACTTCGAGCAATGGCCCCGGCGCCAGATTCTGGAGACAGACCAGCTCTCGGACGAGGCCATCACCGGTCTGGCGCAGCAGATCATTGCGATGCAGGCGCGCTGA